A single window of Rubripirellula lacrimiformis DNA harbors:
- a CDS encoding DUF4838 domain-containing protein: MLFLLAGAAADAGEVVIARLPVDPATCYRLVFQADAGDQQARWVIRSFDQRGDVPHAGCYEAEWQNLVSGQSTYTRAFRTPPDAQAVEFSIRYSGELPQVSDVRLDPIVPDGLLVNGDFGEGQGNYSGWSEHNNTVIEQVDGKTAMIVQHNGFAITDRLPVDGGSLYRFERGSTMPSYVLAYDDDMHLLPPNRYNRHAEFRTPETARYLRLLYQTSFDHIPAYRTKTITSVALRRVDEDGVDEDGVDEGASASVAAPTDSPVFPGEIILSGGCDARQRYAAQELQHWIRQITGKRIPLLAKPSDRANTKILLGAEWATPYADDLKFLADSDGYAVRRDGDNIHVFGSHPRGTLFGVYALLEKNTDIIWPRPHPDFVAIFSKQANIDFRDTDFRSRPAFEIREMNFAGGDPNPVLSHQWIGRNGGNSPIKLGKGFPWLQWRSGATIGAGGGYIWSFMGLEQEDETLYPLVNGNRLRNKWRQPCYTHPSVPRIMADAAREMIDSVPGMPLEFLISRIGDNWEVCNCDECMKPIELADGTELAATSTNSVKDQLFFSTRNYMMLNKMAANLVEDNPTLKLHTHAYIFASEPPKVQLHPAIVPHFAAYPTKDERYPIMEQKSERGSVWKRRMQQWGEQQEVRFGYFGYYYASGFNALADTAGPDYRALAEMGGIHAHNEGFPADGSGDLNSWDVDGVEKWIIAKLQWDPTLDPADLREQYITRTYRDAAPQMIQFYQLISDSWHDASNPTPVNCHTASTELFQKFIVDPGIEKDARRLLLDAKNVATDRRSIKLIERTLAKFDMLAAELNRLPVPLVAESTQQWNQYESPHWYKAHQVSDFKPVANWRPVPQDHSPLHKTTVAMMRDQDSLYFKMDAFDDAAKATAPPSQTDVFPADDRVEIVLRSGSDTYYFALGADGGTYSLKNWDTNRDWSNKTRVRYVAGNGRWSALLAVPLADIGVDSESVDLDGKFCRVFSPHTPQREESTLNGRSIFHDHTLLRSPMNLDQ, translated from the coding sequence TTGCTGTTCCTTCTCGCCGGCGCCGCGGCGGACGCAGGCGAGGTCGTTATCGCTCGTTTGCCGGTCGATCCCGCCACTTGTTATCGACTGGTTTTCCAAGCCGACGCCGGTGACCAGCAGGCGAGATGGGTGATCCGTTCGTTCGACCAACGTGGCGACGTTCCCCACGCGGGATGCTACGAGGCTGAGTGGCAGAACCTTGTTTCGGGACAGTCGACATACACGCGCGCCTTTCGAACGCCGCCCGATGCCCAGGCCGTGGAGTTTTCGATCCGCTACAGCGGCGAGCTACCGCAGGTTAGCGATGTGAGGCTGGATCCGATCGTTCCTGATGGGTTGTTGGTCAACGGCGACTTCGGCGAGGGCCAGGGCAACTATTCGGGATGGTCCGAACACAACAACACCGTCATTGAACAGGTGGACGGCAAGACCGCGATGATCGTCCAACACAACGGTTTCGCAATCACCGACCGGTTGCCTGTCGACGGCGGATCGCTGTACCGATTTGAACGCGGTTCGACGATGCCGTCCTATGTGCTGGCATACGACGATGACATGCACCTGTTGCCGCCCAACCGGTACAACAGGCATGCCGAATTCAGGACGCCGGAAACGGCACGCTACCTACGGCTGCTTTATCAAACCAGTTTTGACCATATTCCGGCCTACCGCACCAAAACGATCACTTCGGTGGCGCTGCGTCGTGTTGATGAAGATGGGGTCGATGAAGATGGGGTCGATGAGGGTGCGTCCGCATCAGTCGCTGCGCCGACCGACAGTCCGGTGTTTCCGGGCGAGATCATTCTTAGCGGCGGGTGTGATGCCAGGCAGCGGTACGCCGCGCAAGAACTGCAGCACTGGATTCGACAGATCACCGGCAAGCGGATTCCTCTGCTGGCGAAACCATCTGACCGTGCGAACACCAAGATCCTGTTGGGCGCCGAATGGGCAACGCCGTACGCCGATGATTTGAAGTTCTTGGCCGATTCCGACGGTTACGCGGTGCGTCGTGACGGCGACAATATTCATGTCTTTGGCAGCCATCCACGCGGCACGTTATTTGGGGTCTACGCGCTGCTTGAAAAGAACACGGACATCATCTGGCCGCGTCCGCATCCGGACTTCGTTGCGATCTTTTCGAAACAGGCCAACATCGATTTCAGGGACACTGACTTTCGGTCTCGTCCCGCCTTCGAAATACGCGAAATGAACTTCGCCGGTGGCGATCCGAATCCGGTGCTCAGTCATCAATGGATTGGCCGTAACGGTGGCAATTCGCCGATCAAACTGGGCAAAGGTTTTCCCTGGTTGCAGTGGCGATCGGGAGCCACCATTGGCGCCGGTGGCGGGTACATCTGGTCGTTCATGGGGTTGGAGCAAGAAGACGAGACGTTGTATCCGCTGGTCAACGGCAATCGACTACGAAACAAGTGGCGGCAACCGTGCTACACCCATCCGAGCGTCCCTCGCATCATGGCCGACGCCGCCCGAGAAATGATCGACAGTGTGCCTGGCATGCCGCTCGAATTCCTGATCTCGCGCATTGGTGATAACTGGGAAGTCTGCAACTGTGACGAATGCATGAAGCCGATTGAACTGGCCGACGGTACGGAACTGGCCGCCACGTCGACCAACAGTGTGAAGGACCAACTGTTCTTTTCGACTCGCAACTACATGATGTTGAACAAGATGGCGGCGAACCTGGTCGAAGACAATCCGACGCTGAAACTGCACACGCACGCCTACATTTTTGCGTCCGAGCCACCCAAGGTTCAGCTGCACCCCGCGATCGTGCCCCACTTTGCAGCGTATCCGACCAAGGACGAACGCTATCCGATCATGGAACAGAAGAGTGAACGCGGCAGCGTTTGGAAGCGACGCATGCAGCAATGGGGGGAACAGCAGGAAGTGCGGTTTGGCTACTTTGGATACTACTATGCCAGCGGATTCAATGCGTTGGCCGATACCGCAGGCCCCGACTACCGGGCGCTTGCCGAAATGGGCGGGATCCACGCACACAACGAAGGGTTCCCGGCCGATGGTAGCGGCGATCTGAACAGCTGGGATGTGGACGGCGTCGAAAAATGGATCATCGCGAAACTGCAGTGGGACCCCACTCTGGATCCGGCGGATCTGCGTGAACAGTACATCACGCGGACTTACCGCGATGCGGCGCCCCAGATGATCCAGTTCTATCAGTTGATCAGCGATTCCTGGCATGATGCATCGAATCCAACGCCCGTGAACTGCCACACCGCATCGACGGAACTGTTTCAGAAGTTCATCGTCGATCCGGGCATCGAAAAAGACGCACGACGTTTGCTGTTGGACGCAAAGAATGTCGCCACGGATCGGCGATCGATCAAGCTGATCGAACGGACGCTCGCCAAGTTCGACATGTTGGCGGCTGAACTGAACCGATTGCCTGTTCCGTTGGTTGCAGAATCGACTCAGCAATGGAATCAGTACGAATCGCCGCATTGGTACAAGGCTCACCAAGTCAGCGACTTCAAGCCTGTCGCGAACTGGCGGCCAGTTCCGCAGGATCATTCTCCCCTTCACAAAACAACCGTTGCGATGATGCGAGACCAGGATAGCCTGTACTTCAAAATGGATGCTTTCGACGACGCTGCGAAGGCGACCGCACCACCATCGCAAACCGATGTCTTCCCCGCCGACGACCGGGTGGAGATCGTTTTGCGTTCTGGTTCCGACACTTATTACTTTGCGTTGGGAGCAGACGGTGGCACCTATTCGCTGAAGAACTGGGACACGAATCGTGACTGGTCCAACAAGACTCGGGTTCGCTACGTTGCCGGCAATGGCCGATGGTCCGCTCTGCTTGCCGTGCCGCTTGCTGACATTGGTGTGGATTCGGAATCCGTCGATTTGGACGGCAAGTTTTGCCGTGTGTTCAGCCCGCATACTCCGCAGCGCGAAGAGAGCACCTTGAATGGGCGAAGCATCTTCCATGATCACACTCTGCTGCGCAGCCCAATGAACCTAGATCAGTGA
- a CDS encoding sialidase family protein, translated as MFHFFACRVFRLIALLTVGSLAFLSANVRAEDSVPAIDVTNVRRVFDNGQHNAFTDMIRWQGQYWLAFRSCPDGHMVHSSSSIIVLRSDDAKTWDTVHQFSVPLRDTRDPHFLAFKGKLFIFTGTWFSGEGKLDREDYDINKQLGFAVSTDDGKSWSEPQQMEGTYGHYIWRAVTDGETAYLCGRRKRGYSEAESGAGGASILEGTLLESTDGLNWKFRSLFQPESGNETAFQILPDKTILALSRQNGPASQLARSRPPYLTWDRKPLPLFVGGPMLESWGDRLLVGGRRNTGAGPKTALYWLIDDELEPIAELPSGGDNSYPGFIAIDDRHGLVSWYSSHETDAGGKVITAIYLADVQIQ; from the coding sequence ATGTTTCATTTCTTTGCTTGCCGTGTTTTCCGCTTGATCGCTTTGCTGACGGTTGGGAGCCTTGCTTTCTTGTCGGCGAATGTTCGTGCCGAGGACTCTGTTCCTGCGATCGATGTGACCAATGTTCGCCGTGTGTTTGACAACGGTCAGCACAATGCATTTACCGATATGATTCGTTGGCAGGGCCAGTATTGGCTTGCGTTTCGAAGTTGCCCTGACGGCCATATGGTGCATTCCTCGTCATCGATCATCGTTCTTCGTAGCGATGATGCGAAAACGTGGGACACCGTTCATCAGTTTTCCGTCCCGCTGCGTGACACCCGCGATCCACACTTCTTGGCCTTCAAGGGAAAGCTGTTCATCTTCACCGGTACCTGGTTCAGTGGAGAGGGCAAGCTGGATCGCGAGGACTACGACATCAACAAGCAGCTTGGTTTTGCCGTTTCGACGGACGATGGCAAATCGTGGAGCGAACCGCAGCAAATGGAAGGGACGTACGGGCACTACATTTGGCGAGCGGTGACGGATGGTGAAACCGCGTACCTTTGTGGTCGTCGCAAACGGGGCTACAGCGAAGCCGAATCCGGTGCGGGTGGCGCTTCGATTTTGGAAGGGACGCTGTTGGAAAGCACGGATGGTTTGAACTGGAAATTTCGATCGCTATTTCAACCCGAATCAGGAAACGAAACCGCATTTCAGATACTGCCTGACAAAACCATTTTGGCACTCAGTCGCCAGAACGGACCGGCTTCACAACTAGCCCGTTCGCGACCACCGTACCTGACGTGGGATCGCAAGCCGTTGCCTCTTTTTGTTGGCGGACCGATGCTGGAATCGTGGGGCGATCGGTTGTTGGTCGGCGGGCGAAGGAATACCGGCGCCGGACCGAAGACCGCACTCTACTGGCTAATCGATGACGAACTGGAACCCATCGCGGAACTGCCTAGCGGTGGTGACAATTCGTATCCGGGATTCATCGCGATTGACGACCGGCACGGTTTGGTATCGTGGTATTCCAGCCACGAAACGGACGCAGGTGGGAAGGTGATCACTGCCATCTATTTGGCAGATGTTCAGATCCAATAG
- a CDS encoding M14-type cytosolic carboxypeptidase → MKYRLIIALLFAGASLPSPCQAAGAAPLVVDTDFEGGSATVVAIDQERSTITFMPGGDPARGWPAWWYFRVTGLSPGQTLTLTLQASDRVAAERRRAGGKPIPAYWSQPSQAAWSVDGKKWRQSRPGNLSDSAMTYELTSPGNELWVAWGPPATTGMINQWIQGIANQYDFVHSFRLSKTREGRVVHGIRIGGDGDPDRQLRPVVWLQARQHAWESGSSWVARGIGQWLVGDSEDAQWIRDNAVVYVVPIMDVDRVSTGDGGKGALPNDHNRDWSDQPHYPEVAAAQQRIGAWGTDARLAVFVDLHNPGPNDKEAFFFVPPPEVVGPAELARRSEFLDLICDVYDGQIPMTRKTRSTGPRYDPNWQKISGTWVSQHSDDQAVSVCLETPWDTPNSTIAGYESVGAGLMKGIAKFLQTEDPTQQSTE, encoded by the coding sequence ATGAAATACCGACTGATCATCGCTTTGCTGTTCGCCGGTGCGTCGTTGCCGAGTCCGTGCCAGGCAGCCGGCGCCGCCCCGCTGGTCGTGGACACGGACTTCGAAGGCGGTTCCGCAACGGTTGTTGCAATCGATCAAGAACGATCGACCATCACCTTCATGCCGGGCGGTGATCCCGCGCGCGGCTGGCCTGCGTGGTGGTACTTTCGCGTCACAGGATTGTCCCCCGGTCAGACGCTGACGTTGACGTTGCAGGCCTCCGATCGTGTTGCGGCCGAACGGCGGCGTGCCGGAGGAAAGCCGATACCCGCGTACTGGTCGCAGCCTTCGCAAGCGGCATGGTCGGTTGATGGAAAGAAGTGGCGGCAGTCGCGTCCCGGGAACCTCAGCGATTCGGCCATGACCTACGAATTGACCTCACCCGGCAACGAACTGTGGGTTGCCTGGGGGCCGCCGGCGACAACCGGCATGATCAACCAATGGATCCAAGGCATTGCCAACCAATACGATTTCGTCCACTCGTTCCGGCTTTCCAAAACACGCGAGGGGCGTGTGGTCCATGGAATCCGCATTGGCGGTGACGGTGATCCCGATCGCCAGTTGCGACCGGTCGTCTGGTTGCAGGCACGCCAACATGCTTGGGAAAGCGGTTCAAGTTGGGTCGCGCGTGGGATCGGCCAGTGGCTTGTGGGCGACTCGGAAGACGCCCAATGGATTCGCGACAACGCGGTCGTTTATGTGGTTCCCATCATGGATGTGGATCGCGTTTCGACAGGCGACGGCGGCAAAGGGGCTCTGCCGAACGATCACAATCGCGACTGGTCCGATCAGCCTCACTATCCCGAGGTGGCAGCGGCGCAGCAGCGAATCGGTGCGTGGGGAACCGACGCTCGGCTGGCCGTCTTTGTCGATCTTCACAATCCTGGGCCGAACGACAAGGAAGCGTTTTTCTTTGTGCCTCCCCCCGAGGTGGTCGGCCCGGCTGAACTCGCCCGGCGCAGTGAATTTCTTGATCTGATTTGCGACGTCTATGACGGACAAATTCCGATGACTCGCAAGACCCGTTCGACCGGCCCTCGCTACGATCCGAACTGGCAAAAAATCTCGGGGACTTGGGTGTCGCAGCACAGCGATGACCAAGCGGTGTCGGTCTGTCTCGAAACGCCATGGGATACCCCCAACAGTACGATCGCCGGTTACGAATCCGTCGGTGCCGGTCTAATGAAAGGCATCGCGAAGTTTCTGCAAACAGAAGATCCAACGCAGCAATCCACCGAATGA
- a CDS encoding 3-keto-disaccharide hydrolase: MKHLLQSVLLATVAMTPLSFAVADEYLSGIDWQEPKVVTPGDTASDPPSDAVVLFREPEDIQNWKNGENWKVEDGALVVGKGFVISKETFGDCQVHIEWSAPEPGDRKGQSRGNSGIFLMGIYEIQVLDSYQSETYFDGQAGAIYKQTPPAVNAMRPPGQWNTYDIFWTAPRFDDDGKLLSPAYITAMHNGVLILNHFEVQGDTPFTRPPEYNAHPARGPITIQDHGSPVRFRNIWVRDFQPAQTADQAADQK; encoded by the coding sequence ATGAAACATCTTCTTCAATCGGTCTTGCTCGCCACCGTAGCGATGACACCACTTTCATTCGCAGTCGCCGATGAATACCTGTCGGGCATTGATTGGCAAGAGCCCAAGGTGGTCACCCCTGGCGACACAGCGAGTGATCCGCCATCCGACGCGGTCGTTCTGTTTCGCGAACCCGAAGATATCCAAAACTGGAAGAACGGCGAGAATTGGAAAGTCGAAGACGGCGCGTTGGTTGTCGGGAAAGGCTTTGTCATCAGCAAAGAAACGTTCGGTGATTGCCAAGTTCATATCGAATGGTCAGCGCCGGAGCCTGGTGACCGAAAGGGTCAATCACGCGGCAATAGCGGCATCTTCCTGATGGGGATCTACGAGATTCAAGTGCTCGATTCCTATCAAAGCGAAACCTATTTTGACGGTCAGGCCGGTGCGATCTACAAGCAAACTCCGCCCGCGGTCAACGCGATGCGTCCACCGGGACAATGGAACACTTATGACATCTTCTGGACTGCACCGCGATTCGATGATGACGGAAAGTTGCTGTCGCCGGCGTACATCACAGCGATGCACAACGGGGTGTTGATCCTGAACCACTTCGAAGTCCAGGGCGATACTCCCTTCACCCGTCCACCGGAATATAACGCGCATCCGGCCCGAGGACCGATCACGATTCAGGACCATGGATCGCCGGTTCGGTTTCGCAATATCTGGGTTCGTGACTTCCAACCTGCTCAGACCGCCGATCAGGCTGCCGACCAGAAGTAG
- a CDS encoding DUF1549 and DUF1553 domain-containing protein — MSDRLFARLSSVPIAVALVLLGIVCQTAVLPGSVLADQTAVDRPTDSELPVSFELDVQPILAAQGCNAGACHGKQRGQNGFQLSLLGFDSDFDYASIVRQARGRRLTIRSPESSLLIQKATAQLPHGGGRKIEVGSDSYATLVAWIRQGAPRRVDDEPSVTSVEIAKTEFLLKPAEVDQLSVVAHYSDGSTRDVTSLTGYLANDSAVVSVDDSGKLVAGPIPGETAVMARYMNHIRVANVSIPRTASLPDGYYDQQPRANFIDDLVYDKLNQLQIQLSDPASESIFLRRVYTDVIGRVPTVEEADQFLRSSDPAKREQLVDHLLNQPEYIDHWANQWADLLRPNPYRVGIKAVLNYDNWIRQQFREDVSYDEFARRLITAKGSTWQNGASTLFRDRRSPDEVATLVSQLFLGVRLECAKCHHHPFEKWSQHDFYSFAAYFGKVGRKGTGLSPPISGGEEIVFVSTKGDVKHPVTDEVLAPSPLFGKADVPEGTDPRDALATWMTSPQNDYFAKVHVNRLWAHLMGRGIVDPVDDLRSTNPPSNPALLDALAVHFQESGYNQKDLIKSIVLSNVYSLSSVPNETNASDRLNYSRHYRHRLRAEVLADAVADVTETSESFSALAPQSRSNQVWTHRIESVFLDTFGRPDENQDPPCERIPDSSVTQTLHLMNSTQIDGRIRSDSSRAARLAKSDQSAADLVSELYLAIFSRTPNADEQRYCESLITDAGENRRTAVEDLMWAMMNSPEFIIQN, encoded by the coding sequence ATGTCTGATCGCCTGTTTGCTAGGTTGTCGTCCGTTCCCATCGCTGTCGCGTTGGTGTTGCTAGGGATCGTTTGTCAAACCGCTGTCTTGCCAGGCAGTGTTCTGGCCGATCAGACAGCAGTGGATCGGCCAACCGATTCCGAACTGCCTGTCAGTTTTGAATTGGACGTCCAGCCGATCCTGGCTGCCCAAGGGTGCAACGCCGGTGCCTGCCACGGCAAACAACGTGGTCAGAACGGGTTCCAGCTGTCGCTACTAGGTTTTGATTCGGACTTTGATTACGCGTCGATTGTTCGACAGGCTCGCGGCCGTCGGCTGACGATCCGGTCGCCCGAATCCAGTCTTTTGATCCAAAAGGCAACCGCCCAACTACCGCATGGTGGCGGCCGGAAGATCGAGGTCGGCTCGGATTCCTATGCGACCTTGGTGGCCTGGATCCGCCAAGGGGCACCGCGACGTGTGGATGACGAGCCGTCGGTGACTTCCGTTGAAATCGCCAAGACAGAGTTCCTGTTGAAGCCCGCAGAAGTCGATCAACTTTCAGTCGTCGCCCACTACAGCGACGGCAGCACCCGTGACGTCACTTCGTTAACGGGTTACCTGGCCAACGATTCGGCGGTCGTATCGGTCGACGATTCGGGGAAACTTGTGGCTGGTCCGATTCCAGGCGAAACGGCGGTGATGGCTCGCTACATGAATCACATTCGTGTGGCAAACGTCAGTATCCCACGCACGGCGTCGCTGCCCGACGGATATTACGACCAACAGCCACGTGCGAACTTCATCGATGACTTGGTCTACGACAAACTGAACCAGCTTCAAATCCAATTATCGGATCCGGCCAGCGAGTCGATATTTCTGCGCCGTGTTTACACCGACGTCATCGGGCGGGTCCCGACCGTCGAAGAGGCCGACCAGTTTCTGCGGTCCTCGGATCCAGCGAAGCGTGAACAGTTGGTCGATCACCTGCTGAATCAACCCGAGTACATCGATCACTGGGCCAATCAATGGGCCGACCTGTTGCGTCCCAATCCATATCGGGTCGGAATCAAGGCGGTTTTGAACTATGACAATTGGATTCGCCAACAGTTTCGTGAAGACGTTTCCTATGACGAATTTGCACGTCGGCTGATCACGGCGAAGGGCAGTACATGGCAAAACGGTGCGTCGACGTTGTTTCGCGATCGACGCAGTCCGGACGAAGTCGCCACGTTGGTCAGCCAACTGTTTCTGGGCGTCCGATTGGAATGTGCCAAGTGCCACCACCATCCTTTTGAAAAGTGGAGTCAGCACGACTTTTACTCCTTCGCCGCCTACTTCGGAAAAGTTGGCCGCAAAGGAACAGGATTGTCACCGCCAATCTCCGGTGGCGAGGAAATCGTTTTCGTTTCGACCAAGGGCGACGTCAAACATCCGGTGACCGACGAAGTGCTGGCCCCGTCGCCTCTGTTTGGAAAGGCTGACGTGCCCGAGGGGACAGATCCGCGTGACGCGCTAGCCACCTGGATGACGTCCCCCCAGAACGACTATTTCGCCAAAGTCCACGTCAACCGTTTGTGGGCGCACCTGATGGGCCGGGGCATCGTCGACCCGGTAGACGATCTGCGCAGCACGAATCCGCCCAGCAATCCGGCATTGCTGGATGCGTTGGCAGTGCACTTCCAAGAATCCGGCTACAACCAGAAAGATCTGATCAAGTCGATCGTCCTATCCAACGTCTACTCGCTCAGTTCGGTGCCCAACGAAACCAATGCGAGTGATCGGCTGAACTATTCGCGTCACTACCGGCATCGGTTGCGTGCCGAAGTGCTCGCCGATGCTGTGGCGGACGTTACGGAAACGTCTGAATCGTTTTCGGCGCTGGCACCGCAGTCGCGATCCAACCAGGTATGGACCCACCGGATCGAATCGGTGTTCCTGGATACGTTTGGCAGACCGGACGAAAACCAGGATCCGCCATGCGAGCGGATTCCGGATTCGTCGGTCACGCAAACGTTGCACCTGATGAACTCGACCCAGATCGATGGACGCATTCGCAGCGATTCAAGCCGTGCGGCACGGTTGGCGAAAAGCGACCAGTCTGCGGCGGATCTCGTATCCGAGTTGTACTTGGCGATCTTTTCCAGAACGCCAAATGCCGACGAGCAACGTTACTGCGAATCTCTGATTACGGATGCTGGTGAGAATCGGCGAACTGCTGTTGAAGACTTGATGTGGGCGATGATGAATTCGCCTGAGTTTATTATTCAAAACTGA
- a CDS encoding DUF1501 domain-containing protein, with protein sequence MAKHWTNCEGLTRRDGLKLGLGGLVAGGLSGALGAKARASESSASPKRHAQADACILVWMDGGPSHYETFDPKPDAPVEIRGIYQPIATQTPGIQFAQPMEKMAAISDDLAVVRSIRHDQGNHGAGNHYMMTGAPPRIPVGCGAFVSFHPSLGSVVSKEIGAPHGIPAYFSLPRMSRSGGPNFLGSKYAPFVVPDNPNNSGFRVRDVTIPSGLTDGRFSSRQEIRSRIDTMLRFNNAAVADPTLAVDEFYQQSLQIISSKEAQAAFDIHKESDAVRDAYGRNSFGQQALLARRLVGAGVPFVTLYSGGWDHHVDIFKSLDTKLPPFEATVAALIADLKQQGMLERTLVVVLGEFGRTPKINERGGRDHWSNAMSVVFAGGQTRGGQVIGATDRQGYAAVERVLSPENFVSTIYRKLGIDPDQMMYTGQGRPTHLVSDATPIDELMS encoded by the coding sequence ATGGCTAAACACTGGACAAACTGCGAAGGACTGACGCGCCGCGACGGTCTGAAATTGGGCCTTGGTGGACTGGTCGCCGGAGGGCTCTCTGGCGCATTGGGGGCGAAGGCAAGAGCATCGGAAAGCTCGGCTTCCCCCAAGCGTCATGCTCAGGCCGATGCTTGTATCTTGGTCTGGATGGATGGGGGGCCGAGTCACTACGAAACGTTTGATCCGAAACCCGACGCTCCCGTGGAAATTCGTGGCATCTATCAACCGATCGCGACCCAGACGCCGGGAATCCAATTCGCCCAGCCAATGGAAAAGATGGCGGCGATCAGCGATGACTTGGCAGTCGTCCGGTCGATTCGACATGACCAGGGAAACCATGGCGCTGGAAATCACTACATGATGACCGGTGCCCCGCCGCGGATTCCGGTTGGCTGTGGTGCGTTCGTCAGTTTCCACCCCAGCCTGGGAAGCGTTGTTTCGAAAGAAATCGGTGCTCCACACGGGATCCCTGCCTACTTCTCGTTGCCTCGCATGTCGCGTTCCGGCGGGCCCAATTTCTTGGGCAGCAAGTATGCACCCTTTGTGGTTCCCGACAATCCGAACAACTCTGGATTTCGCGTCCGTGATGTCACGATTCCCAGCGGCCTGACCGATGGGCGGTTCAGTTCGCGGCAAGAGATCCGCAGTCGCATCGATACGATGCTGCGGTTCAACAACGCGGCAGTCGCTGACCCCACGTTGGCGGTCGACGAATTTTATCAGCAAAGTCTGCAGATCATCAGCAGCAAAGAAGCACAGGCTGCGTTCGATATCCACAAAGAATCCGATGCTGTTCGCGATGCCTATGGGCGGAATTCGTTTGGCCAGCAGGCTCTATTGGCAAGGCGATTGGTCGGCGCCGGAGTCCCCTTCGTCACGCTTTACAGCGGTGGTTGGGACCATCACGTCGATATTTTTAAGTCGCTGGATACGAAGTTGCCGCCGTTCGAAGCGACCGTCGCTGCACTGATCGCTGACTTGAAACAGCAGGGAATGTTGGAACGCACCTTGGTCGTTGTTCTGGGGGAATTCGGCCGGACGCCAAAGATCAACGAACGCGGTGGACGTGACCATTGGTCCAACGCAATGAGCGTCGTGTTTGCCGGTGGGCAAACGCGTGGTGGGCAAGTCATCGGGGCTACTGACCGCCAAGGGTATGCAGCGGTCGAACGAGTTCTATCACCAGAGAACTTCGTGTCGACGATCTACCGGAAACTAGGGATCGATCCTGACCAGATGATGTACACCGGACAGGGACGCCCGACTCACTTGGTCAGTGACGCGACCCCGATTGACGAGCTGATGAGCTAG